A genomic stretch from Mya arenaria isolate MELC-2E11 chromosome 10, ASM2691426v1 includes:
- the LOC128204600 gene encoding uncharacterized protein LOC128204600 translates to MSIYAPVNCNYDPLMSKDPFHCIIHDIEKTKGTDDLARIAETSKTWRYRTPVSMEHLQQELEQKIIEDNSSLKILNIFLKEDHVLQAVRFVPNIMKLHRILLQRYHMRLDRSAANRRTTQSMKSDKVAGPDTEQLLKDFADAWEISRHYLQKHVCNTEDQGQVVAQRALCAKPITDDTPLSFFLPATKGHGLCSYALLDFLLRRQNAFLDDCGFGKRYRKLFT, encoded by the exons ATGAGTAtatatgcaccagtcaattgcaactaCGACCCCCTCATGTCCAagg ACCCATTCCACTGCATCATTCACGACATTGAAAAAACAAAGGGAACGGACGATCTAGCTAGAATTGCTGAAACATCGAAAACGTGGCGTTACAGAACTCCAGTTTCAATGGAACATCTTCAACAAGAgctagaacaaaaaataattgaagacAACTCGTCTCTTAAGATCCtgaacatttttcttaaagag GACCATGTTCTGCAAGCTGTTCGGTTTGTACCAAACATTATGAAACTACATCGAATACTACTACAAAGATATCATATGCGACTCGACAGATCGGCAGCGAACCGACGTACAACACAAAGCATGAAATCAg ACAAAGTAGCTGGGCCAGATACCGAACAACTTCTAAAAGATTTCGCTGATGCATGGGAGATTTCAAGGCATTACCTGCAAAAGCACG TGTGTAACACAGAAGACCAAGGACAAGTTGTGGCTCAAAGGGCTTTATGTGCTAAGCCAATTACAGATGACACTCCCTTGTCATTTTTCCTCCCGGCAACAAAAGGCCATGGGCTTTGCTCCTATGCGCTTCTCGATTTTTTGTTACGGAGGCAAAATGCTTTCCTCGATGATTGTGGATTTGGGAAAAGGTATCGAAAGTTGTTTACTTGA